A single region of the Synergistaceae bacterium genome encodes:
- a CDS encoding V-type ATP synthase subunit A, whose amino-acid sequence MPEKKEIKGVIERISGSLVVAGGMEGASMQDVVHIGELGLVGEILEVNGDKASIQVYEETSGLMPGEPVVSMGEPLSVELGPGIIEQFYDGIQRPLELIEIAAKSPYISRGISVPAIDRKKKWDFTPKVKVGEEVIAGDILGTVQETVVVEHRIMVPYGVKGKVAKIEKGEHTVEDVIAVIDDNGTKHEVKMLQKWPVRRPRPVKTRLAPNVPMTTGQRVVDAFFPVALGGTACVPGPFGSGKTVIQHQFAKWAQAQIVVYVGCGERGNEMTDVLLEFPELDDPQTGQPLMKRTTLIANTSNMPVAAREASVYTAITLAEYYRDMGYSVALMADSTSRWAEALREMSGRLEEMPGEEGYPAYLGTRLASFYERAGRCIVNGKDGREGSITVIGAVSPPGGDLSEPVTQNTLRVTKVFWGLDANLAYQRHFPAINWLNSYSLYTERLDPYWDEKFDDQWSSLRVEAMSLLEQESQLNEIVRLVGIDALSRDERMVMETAKSLREDFLHQNAFHEIDTYASMDKQFKMLKTIVAFHHAGLDALRKGAPMNKLFNLPVREQIARMRYLEEKDIGQIDKLEDTIKEQISAIVPVGGDNNAA is encoded by the coding sequence ATGCCTGAGAAGAAAGAAATTAAAGGAGTAATAGAGAGGATCTCCGGCTCTCTTGTCGTAGCTGGCGGGATGGAGGGCGCGTCGATGCAGGACGTTGTGCACATCGGCGAACTCGGACTCGTCGGCGAAATACTGGAGGTAAACGGCGACAAGGCATCAATACAGGTCTACGAGGAAACATCCGGCCTTATGCCCGGCGAACCAGTAGTGTCGATGGGAGAACCTCTGAGCGTTGAGCTTGGCCCGGGGATCATTGAGCAGTTCTACGACGGAATACAGAGGCCGCTCGAACTTATCGAGATAGCAGCTAAGAGCCCCTACATTTCGAGGGGAATCAGCGTACCTGCGATTGACCGCAAAAAGAAATGGGACTTCACCCCGAAGGTCAAGGTCGGCGAGGAAGTCATTGCTGGCGACATTCTCGGAACGGTTCAGGAGACCGTAGTAGTCGAACATAGAATCATGGTGCCCTACGGTGTGAAGGGCAAAGTGGCCAAGATCGAGAAGGGCGAGCACACAGTCGAGGACGTTATAGCGGTAATCGACGACAACGGCACGAAGCATGAAGTGAAGATGCTCCAGAAGTGGCCTGTCCGCCGTCCGCGTCCCGTGAAGACACGTCTTGCGCCGAACGTTCCCATGACGACGGGACAGAGAGTCGTTGATGCGTTCTTCCCCGTAGCACTCGGCGGAACAGCGTGCGTGCCCGGCCCGTTCGGTTCAGGGAAGACTGTTATACAGCACCAGTTCGCGAAGTGGGCGCAGGCTCAGATAGTGGTTTACGTAGGATGCGGCGAACGCGGAAACGAGATGACCGACGTTCTGCTTGAGTTCCCGGAACTCGATGACCCGCAGACCGGCCAGCCCCTGATGAAGCGCACAACCCTCATTGCGAACACGTCGAACATGCCCGTCGCCGCACGTGAAGCCTCCGTGTACACAGCAATCACGCTCGCAGAGTACTACCGCGACATGGGCTACTCTGTGGCACTTATGGCAGACAGCACCTCGCGCTGGGCAGAAGCTCTCCGCGAAATGTCCGGCCGTCTCGAAGAAATGCCCGGCGAAGAAGGTTACCCCGCATATCTGGGCACACGTCTTGCGAGCTTCTACGAGAGAGCTGGACGCTGCATCGTCAACGGCAAGGACGGCCGCGAAGGAAGCATTACCGTTATCGGGGCAGTCTCACCTCCCGGCGGCGACTTGTCCGAGCCCGTTACGCAGAACACGTTGCGCGTTACCAAAGTCTTCTGGGGACTTGATGCTAACCTCGCGTATCAGAGGCACTTCCCCGCAATCAACTGGCTGAACAGCTACTCGCTCTACACGGAGAGGCTTGACCCGTACTGGGACGAGAAGTTCGACGACCAGTGGAGCAGCCTCCGCGTCGAGGCGATGAGCCTTCTCGAGCAGGAATCACAGCTCAACGAAATAGTGAGGCTCGTCGGAATCGATGCCCTTTCGCGTGATGAACGTATGGTAATGGAGACGGCCAAGTCTCTGCGTGAAGACTTCCTGCACCAGAACGCTTTCCACGAGATAGATACTTATGCTTCTATGGACAAGCAGTTCAAGATGCTGAAGACTATCGTAGCTTTCCACCATGCGGGGCTTGACGCACTCAGGAAGGGCGCGCCGATGAACAAGCTGTTCAACCTGCCTGTACGCGAGCAGATTGCAAGAATGCGCTACCTTGAGGAGAAGGACATCGGGCAGATCGACAAGCTCGAGGATACCATCAAGGAGCAGATTAGTGCAATAGTACCTGTCGGAGGTGATAACAATGCTGCCTAG
- a CDS encoding V-type ATP synthase subunit B, with the protein MLPREYRTISSISGPLMMVEKTADVRYDELVEITLANGDKRRGKVLEIEKDRALVQVFEGTSGIENEDAKVRFLGKVLTLPVSKDMLGRVFNGRGEPIDGGAPLIPEQNIDINGMPMNPFSRDFPSEFIQTGISTIDGLNPMVRGQKLPIFSASGLPHNRMAAQIARQATVISGHEDFAVVFAAMGITFEEASFFMEDFRRTGALQRTVLYINLADDPAIERISTPRIALTAAEYLAFECNMHVVVILTDLTNYCEALREISAARKEVPGRRGYPGYLYTDLATMYERAGRLKGKSGSITQIPILTMPEDDKTHPIPDLTGYITEGQIILSRSLHRQGIYPPVDVMPSLSRLKDKGIGKGKTREDHADLMNQLFAAYARGKEAKELAVILGEGALSDEDKAFAKFADVFEDKYVRQGEYENRTIQETLQLGWDLLTMIPVKELKRIRDAYIDKYLKPLLEGKKADA; encoded by the coding sequence ATGCTGCCTAGAGAGTACAGGACAATATCAAGCATTTCCGGCCCGCTGATGATGGTCGAGAAGACTGCGGATGTGCGTTATGACGAGCTGGTAGAAATCACCCTCGCGAACGGAGACAAGCGCAGGGGAAAAGTTCTTGAGATAGAGAAGGACAGGGCACTTGTTCAGGTCTTCGAGGGCACTTCAGGCATAGAGAACGAGGACGCGAAGGTTCGTTTCTTGGGCAAGGTCTTGACGCTTCCCGTGTCGAAGGACATGCTCGGAAGAGTCTTCAACGGACGCGGCGAGCCCATCGACGGAGGAGCTCCGCTTATCCCCGAGCAGAACATAGACATTAACGGTATGCCCATGAATCCGTTCTCGCGCGACTTCCCTTCGGAGTTCATTCAGACGGGAATTTCGACGATCGACGGCCTTAACCCGATGGTCAGAGGGCAGAAGCTCCCGATATTCTCAGCGTCAGGACTTCCCCATAACCGTATGGCGGCACAGATTGCGCGTCAGGCAACGGTTATCAGCGGACATGAAGATTTCGCGGTTGTGTTCGCGGCAATGGGTATAACGTTCGAGGAAGCGTCGTTCTTCATGGAGGACTTCAGGAGGACGGGCGCGCTTCAGAGGACAGTGCTCTATATCAACTTGGCCGACGACCCGGCGATTGAGCGTATCTCAACTCCTCGTATCGCACTGACTGCGGCGGAATACCTTGCGTTTGAATGCAACATGCACGTTGTCGTCATTCTTACCGACCTCACGAACTACTGCGAGGCTCTGCGTGAGATTTCTGCGGCACGCAAAGAAGTTCCCGGCCGTCGCGGCTATCCTGGCTACCTGTATACAGACCTTGCGACGATGTACGAACGTGCAGGCCGTCTCAAGGGCAAGAGCGGTTCAATCACGCAGATACCCATTCTCACGATGCCTGAAGACGACAAGACGCACCCGATTCCTGACCTTACGGGCTACATCACTGAGGGACAGATAATCCTCAGCAGAAGCCTTCACCGTCAGGGAATTTATCCGCCGGTTGACGTTATGCCTTCGCTTTCACGTCTGAAGGATAAGGGTATCGGCAAGGGCAAGACCCGCGAGGATCATGCAGACCTTATGAACCAGCTTTTCGCGGCCTATGCACGCGGCAAGGAAGCGAAGGAACTTGCGGTAATTCTCGGCGAAGGTGCTCTGTCGGACGAGGACAAGGCTTTTGCGAAGTTCGCGGATGTCTTCGAGGACAAGTATGTACGTCAGGGCGAGTACGAGAACAGGACGATTCAGGAGACGTTACAGCTGGGCTGGGATCTGCTCACGATGATTCCTGTGAAGGAACTGAAGCGTATCCGCGACGCATACATCGACAAGTACTTAAAGCCGCTGCTTGAGGGCAAGAAGGCCGACGCGTAA
- a CDS encoding V-type ATP synthase subunit D produces MARINVNPNRMELSRLKKRLAVARRGHKLLKDKQDALIKAFLEKAKAGKELREEVEKELAECYGTFVLSRAQTTPEILEQALIFPGAKSTLSVKWRNVMSVMVPEYDVKQEGSPVNYGFVNVPLLLDAALEQFSSLIGRLLHLAAEEKAIRLMAGEIERTRRRVNALEYVMIPNLVETIRYISMKLDEQDRSTLSRLMKIKEIVSGK; encoded by the coding sequence ATGGCACGCATCAACGTCAACCCCAACCGTATGGAGCTGTCGCGTCTGAAGAAGAGGCTTGCGGTTGCGAGACGCGGGCACAAGCTCCTGAAGGACAAGCAGGACGCGTTAATCAAGGCGTTCTTGGAGAAGGCAAAGGCCGGCAAGGAGTTGCGGGAGGAAGTCGAGAAGGAGTTAGCGGAGTGCTACGGAACGTTTGTGCTCTCGCGCGCTCAGACTACCCCCGAGATTCTGGAGCAGGCACTCATCTTTCCGGGCGCGAAGTCCACGCTGTCCGTGAAGTGGCGCAACGTCATGAGCGTAATGGTTCCTGAATACGACGTTAAGCAGGAAGGAAGCCCGGTGAATTACGGCTTCGTGAACGTACCTCTTCTGCTTGATGCGGCTCTGGAACAGTTCAGCAGTCTCATAGGAAGGCTGTTGCACTTGGCCGCAGAGGAGAAGGCCATCAGGCTCATGGCAGGAGAGATTGAGCGCACAAGACGCAGGGTCAACGCGCTGGAATACGTGATGATTCCGAACCTTGTGGAGACGATACGCTACATCAGCATGAAGCTCGACGAGCAGGATCGCTCGACGTTAAGCAGGCTGATGAAGATAAAGGAAATCGTTTCTGGAAAGTAA